The following is a genomic window from Cinclus cinclus chromosome 7, bCinCin1.1, whole genome shotgun sequence.
tttatttccccccccccccccccaaaagcTCGGGTCACCAAAGTTGCAGAGAGAGTATTTCTGAACTCTTAGTTCTTTTCctaataaagaaaaagcaaaagttgATTAATTTCACGTGGGTACTCTCCTCCTACTGCTTATTATGGTAAATActctgcaataaaaaaaaaaaaaataaaaaaaaaaagaggcaagaaGATGGGGCCAGCATagcttctgctttatttttggcAGGGCTCTGGAATACCAGTGAGAACTCTGGGAAGCAGAAAGCCATTTATTTAAGTGACAAAGCAAATGCCTTTCCGTGACTCGACAAATGCTCTGCATTTCCAGCAAAGACTGCATCCatctcagcagggctgtgctaCAGTTGAAGCCCCTTTTTTAGAAATATTCAAGCTATCTGGCCTTGAGTGGGCCATGGCCTTGCATAGTAATTTTCATATCAATCATCTGGGAGGGAAGGTTATAAGTAACTCTTTACAAATAAAACTGTAGCATTCTTACTGAATACTTGCAGTAGAATTTCAGCATGGTCTTTAGGCATTATCAAAAGTTCTTTTAAAGTCAATTCTTGAAGTCTAATGAGGTGAAAAAATAGTATGTCactttcttctccctcttttttcctctccttcacTCAGTAGTTGACATTAACAGTGCAGAGCCCTAATGCTTAGACCTGGGTTCATagctcataaaaatatttataaaggtGCTTTAGTATTTTTATTCAACCAAACAAGTGCCCAAAAAGATTGACTAATAGTTGTTCAGAGCCATGGAATGATGGTTCTGCATAAAGATATATAGGATCCCATCTGATGCTGTGATATGCTTAATATAGTGCTGTCTGTGCTAAGAGATGAAGCAGCTGATCCAGCCTGTTGGAATTTTAAGACCCTGCTCAGGGCCTCTAAGAGGGAAGTTCAAGTGGATGAGCACTTCCACTTTAACTGGACCTGTTTTACTCATGACTAGAatgttattttctgtattttcaagaaaatatgtTCAATTAGCTTTCATAAAATCTGGTTTTTAGAGGTTTGGATAAAGAAATGAGAGTAGATTTGAATTTAAGAAGTTTAGAATTGGCAATAAATTACTAAGCAGTCTCACCCTGGTTCCTTAGGTAGAACTGTCAATTCTGATTTAGGCTGCATTGTTTAAAGCCAAGCAGAGATGAGGCCGTGAATAATTAAAAGAACAGATGAAGTAAATACGTATTCTTAAGAAGCTTCTTATCTGATGCAATAAAAGTTAACATTGTGTGTTTCTTCTCCATTCAGAATGATACAGATCTTGGACCCCAGACCCTTGTCCAGCTCCAGCATGCCTGTGGACATGGCCATGCGAATTTGCATAGCCCATTCTCCGCCGCTGAAGAGCTTCCTCGGCCCCCTCGAGGACTGCCAAAGAAACAACTTTGTGAACAGACTCAAACCTCTCCGGCCGTGCCTTCATGTGAAATGTGACTCCGAAAATGAGAAGAGTGAGTGGAACCACTCACCTGCCCGAGCCAAGAAGCGCGTTGTGTTTGCAGACTCCAAGGGGCTGTCCCTGACAGTGATCCACACCTTCTCTGAGTTCCAGGAGCCCCCTGTGTGGGATCTCCAGTTTGACCTCTTAGGCATTGAGGACTTAACATCCGACCTAAAACTCCATGAGGAGAAAAACTTGATTCTGGGTTTCCCTCAGCCCTCAGCTGACTACCTGGACTTCAGGAACCATCTGCAGAAGAACCTGGTCTGCCTGGAGACCTGCACCCTGCAAGAGAAGGTGCTGTCAGGCACTGTGAAAGTAAAAAATGTGAGCTTTGAAAAAAAGGTTCAGGTTCGTATTACTTTCGATACGTGGAAGACCTACAAAGATGTTGAGTGTGTGTACATGAACAATATTTACAGTGATTTTGAAAATGATACCTTCTCATTTACCATTGATTTTCCTCCTGCCATTTCCTCTGAAGAGAAGATAGAGTTTTGCATTTCTTACCAAAGTGGAGAACGTACCTTCTGGGACAATAATGAGGGTCAGAATTACAAAATTGTACATGCGGAGTGGAAGCCTAATGGTGTTCAGATACCATCTGCCAAGGAAGGCTATGTAGATCTTCAGACTTCAAGGAGAGGACAAGAGAGAGAACCTGATCAACTGGGCAGTCCAAGGCTGTCCAGTGGCCTCTTCCCCCAGTGGCAGAGCTTGGGTCAGATTGAAAGTTCATTACCATATTGGTGATCCACACTACGGACGAAGCATCCTTCCATTTGGCAACAAAACACTGTTAGTTTTCTGGTTCACATACTGCATGGTGAAACCACCTGGCAGGTTTTATTTGCTGTCTGAACAAATCCAGGTTCATTAGACTGTGGGACTTGTTAAACCATATTATGCTCCTGGAATTCTTAGCCAAATGTTACCCTTGGACGGAAAGAAACCCAAGGTGCAACTCATGTCTATGCCACGTACTATAGGAGTAGCTTGCCTGTATCTCAAGGTATATGCTGCTTTCTTCCTGCTGTCATCTCTCCTAGGTCACTAGGAGAGAGACTTGCAAAGTAGTATGGAAGGCAGTGGTGTCTCAGCAAGCTGTGGTAACTGTGTGTGCACAGGGATGGAAATAGAATGTCACAACTCCTTTTGCACCTATCAGGAGTGCAGTAGATGCTGTCAGGAGGCTTGCTGTGACCCTCTATGTGCTTTTAGCAAAGGCAGGTAGGGATGCATGGCAAAGATTCATGGCTTCAATACATGCTAAGAAACTTAGAGAGGATaatggaaaagtgggaaaaggggaagaggTGGAATGTGCTACATAATTTGGAGATGTGCAATGTTCTAATTACTTCTTTCCAAAGCTATTTTTCTAAATCTCAGAGAAAGATCTATGGGATAAAAAGGAGACTAAAGAAAATAAGGCAAAGTGAGTAGTAGAAGTGGCCACTGCTTTAAGAAGGCACCTCTGTCCTTACTGTCTTTGTGAAGCCTTGCATTTGATAACAAATGTAACCTTGACTTCAGCATCATTCTTATTTAGTTGGCAAATGGTTGCCTTTcaatgttaaaagaaaaatgtgcctttgaaaaaattttaaagcaacCTTAATACGTCAAAAATAGGGTTAGGCAACAAAACAGTGATTTGTGAATTTCCTACTCTGTAGGATCATTAGGTGATTCCACTCATCACCTGATCTAATTTTACAGCATCTGATGACTGAGTATCCTGCTCCTAATTGCAATGTTAGCCATGACTTTTCACAAGTAACATAGGCAAGGTCCTTCATATTGAAGACAGTGAATGAGCTGCACTTTGTGAGAgctaatttctttaaaagagcAGAGTTGTTACTAGTTTTTTCTAGACTGACTATAGTCTTGCACATAGAAAACTGTTCTGGTTTATTTTACCTCATTTTTTAAGTTTGGTTTTTATTAGACTTTAGTAAACTAATATGTATTTTGTATCTGTATGCTCATAATTTAGCTTTCTGAGCTGTCAAACTCTAAATGTTATCTGGGTTTCCTGCAGGACTTGTGTGAGAAATTGTCCAGAACATGCTCAGCAGGTGTGAATGCTGGCACACCTTTTAGCTATACAGAAATGGTgtgaacaagaaaaaataaatcacatttttgttCATGGCTAAGAAGTATAATAGCCTGAGTGTGAAGCTACTTGCAGTGCAGCGAGATGTGAAATAAGCCTCCTCCACTAATTGCACTTTTCCTTATGTAACCTTTGCTGTTATGTGTAAACTAGCCATTTtaagaataaattttattttgatacaTCTGTTTCTCACTGTGTCAGCTCAATCTATCTATTTTCTCAGCTTCTGTAAAAACAAACTTAGCTGTGAAAAAGGTACAACCAGTTTGTTCTGTGCCATGGGATCTGCTAAAGCTGGCTGTGGTATGGCATCTCAGGTCAGAAGCTGGCATTATCCTGAAAGTTAAATCTAAGATCTTCACTGAATGAGAACTTCTCAAAAGTATTCATCGTGCAAGTTGCATCGTTTTAAAGAACACTGTATCTCACGAAATTCACCTGGGATGTTCTGGTTTGACCAGTTTTGTCAAGGCTCTTGCTTGTGGGCAAGTCTGGCAGGAGTATGTCTTAATCTGAGGGCCAGACTTACCTGCTGAGCTAGAGCATATGTGATGCATGGATGGGTGAATCTAGACAGCAGCACTTAATGTTTTCTGGCTTGGTTTCACCTTGTCTTGGCTCATTGTGCTACCTCCTACAGCTATGCTGCTGTTTAGGGCAGTGGGAGGCTGTACCCAGGAATCCACAGAACTGCCATCAGTCCCAAAGCACTACCTGCAAAATAAAGTGTCTGCTCTGAGCCAGCCATGCACCTCTGATGCTGCAGCGTGGCCTCgcaggcactgggaatggagatAAGGGTGAGGGTGGTTTCCAAGGGCCCTCATCCCTTGGGGCATGGGCAGAGGGCATCTCTACTTCTCTTCCATGGCCATGGACAGCTGCACAGAGGGGGATTTCTCAGTACATTAACTCATGACAAGATGCAGTTTAATTTGGTCTGCTGCATGCAAAGTCAAGGGTTTCCAGCAAGAAATCTAGCTTTAATTGTGAAAAAGCAATTCCCAAAAGGCAGAAGACATGAAGCTAACAGCAAGTTGCTGATCTGAGGAATGAATTTAGTGCTTCCACATGGCCGGACACAGAGCCCATCTACCACTCCCAGACTCAGTTACTAAGTACACTGGGTCTTAGTGGGCAGGAGCTCTTATAAACTGCACCACCAGGTCTCTgctctacaaaaaaaaaaaagtgaactaAAGAGAGATTTGTAACTTAAATGGCTTGAaggctgctctgcctcagtgtgAAATTTAGCCTCAACAAACCAGATGTAAGGCTACTGGGTAAAGCAGAACCCCTCTAGCATGaggaaaaacagcatttcttaTGTTCCAGCCAGGCTTTGAGACCAGCCAGACCAACTGTCCTGCTTCTCACTGAGACATAAATCACTTAAAAATACCAGAAGACAGATTCCTTTGACCAAGCCTTGGCTTTAAGCCAGCTGCTTTGCAAAGATGCCTTGCAAGGTCCTACTTACCCAGCAGAGAGTCAATGTGGTGCTGCAGTGTCACTCAGCAGCTTCAAAGCCCTCCCTCAGCTGAAAGGGCAAAGgatttctcctttcttcactCTCTACCAAAGCAACGCAGTTTCACTCCTTCCTCTTTTAAAACAGCTCATGTTTAATGCTAAAGCTCACATCCATCAAAAAGATAACATGCTCCTGGAGACAAGTATTAGCAGCACTAAGGTATATTAACTGAGTCTTACAAAATACTAGTCTTACAAATCTTTTTATCAAGCACTGAGAAAAACATCACCATTGGGAAATTGTCTTGGCAGCTTAGATGCTGCCCTTTCAGACATATCCATTCCAAAACCTGAAGATATAAAGCAGATGTAGTCCTTGAAAAGAAAGCTTGCAACCTGTGGCATCATTTCACTCTCTTTTTCAGTTGCACTGGAGGTGCGTATTTCCACCACTAATGTGACAGCAGTGAATAACTGGATTCACTCCCATACCTCTGCATTGTCTGACTTTCAGTTATAGCCTATGGGTGGCACAGTGTTTATTCTTCAAACATGAGTGTTTCAAGTTGGGTTTCTAATAGCTATGCTCACCTTTGAGAAGCTAGATCTAATTTTgtttgcaaaattaaattaaaatttgatgGTGTTTTATATTAACAAAGATCCATCACCCTGGAAGATCAGTGTCTGAACATTTCCTGAGAACATAATTAGAATTTTCACAGGCAATTAGTGAGTGTCTTTTTCTGTAGTTAAATATAGCTAAGCAAATCACCACAATATTTATATGGTTTATATGATTTATATGGTAAATCTGGTATATTAATGGTAATGTGGTAGATCTTACAGTATTAAATATGCATAAAGCAACAACTCCCATTTCTCTCAGACACTCTTGAGATTTAAAATGAAACGTaatcaagaataaaaaaaaaagtaaaaaatgcaCTAAATCATCTTGAGAGGTCTCTGCTGTCTCAAGAACCACCCGTacttcagcctttcctggctggCATTCACTTGACCTACTCTTGCAGCCCTTGAATGATGGTGGCTTCCAATTATCCTTTCCTCATTTTAAGAGTCTCCTCAAGTCTTAGCCTGATTAAAATTAAGCTCTTAGCAGCTTGTTTTATTCTTCATAGGCAACAAGAAATacctatttctttctttttacaatAGCCTGTAATG
Proteins encoded in this region:
- the PPP1R3C gene encoding protein phosphatase 1 regulatory subunit 3C, whose translation is MIQILDPRPLSSSSMPVDMAMRICIAHSPPLKSFLGPLEDCQRNNFVNRLKPLRPCLHVKCDSENEKSEWNHSPARAKKRVVFADSKGLSLTVIHTFSEFQEPPVWDLQFDLLGIEDLTSDLKLHEEKNLILGFPQPSADYLDFRNHLQKNLVCLETCTLQEKVLSGTVKVKNVSFEKKVQVRITFDTWKTYKDVECVYMNNIYSDFENDTFSFTIDFPPAISSEEKIEFCISYQSGERTFWDNNEGQNYKIVHAEWKPNGVQIPSAKEGYVDLQTSRRGQEREPDQLGSPRLSSGLFPQWQSLGQIESSLPYW